In Gossypium hirsutum isolate 1008001.06 chromosome D06, Gossypium_hirsutum_v2.1, whole genome shotgun sequence, one genomic interval encodes:
- the LOC107941357 gene encoding LOW QUALITY PROTEIN: kinesin-like protein KIN-7N (The sequence of the model RefSeq protein was modified relative to this genomic sequence to represent the inferred CDS: inserted 1 base in 1 codon), with translation MAEKICVAVRVRPSISEESPSGTFWKIEDNRISLHKLHCTPISGLSYAFDHVFDESCSNSKVYELLTKDVIHAAVDGFNGTAFAYGQTSSGKTFTMNGSLNDPGIIHRAVNDVFQKIQMISDREFLIRVSYMEIYNEEINDLFAVENQKLPIHESLERGIFVVGLREEIVNNAEQVIKLLESGEVNRHFGETNMNARSSRSHTIFRMVIESKGIDTGSGDYSSSDAIRVSVLNLVDLAGSERIAKTGAGGVRLKEGKYINKSLMVLGNVINKLSNGAKQRAHIPYRDSKLTRILQTALGGNAKTSIICTVAPEEVHVEETKGTLQFASRAKRITNCAQVNEILTDAALLKRQQLEIEDLRRKLQGSRFXVLEQEILKLRNDMLKYELEREKLEMELEEERRSHKEREQCIRDQQLKIENLSSLVSDGDRSSSQDSMKESPKDECNDFKTPCFKETSNSAFVAKRSNYSELPDFSPPSLPSDQIIQSYRISVLFQTLLAM, from the exons atggcCGAGAAGATCTGTGTAGCTGTGAGAGTACGACCTTCGATCTCTGAAGAATCTCCTTCTGGAACTTTCTGGAAAATCGAAGATAATCGTATCTCTCTTCACAAGCTTCATTGCACTCCCATTTCTGGCCTTTCTTACGCTTTCG ATCATGTATTCGATGAAAGTTGTTCAAATTCAAAGGTTTATGAGCTTCTTACCAAGGATGTTATTCATGCCGCTGTCGATGGCTTTAACG GGACTGCATTTGCGTATGGACAAACGAGTAGTGGTAAGACCTTTACTATGAATGGTTCATTGAACGATCCAGGAATTATTCATCGAGCTGTTAATGATGTGTTTCAGAAAATACAGATG ATTTCTGATCGGGAGTTTCTCATCCGAGTTTCTTACATGGAAATTTATAATGAAGAAATTAACGACCTTTTCGCTGTAGAGAATCAGAAATTGCCGATTCATGAGAGTTTGGAG cGAGGGATATTCGTTGTGGGTCTCAGAGAAGAAATTGTGAACAATGCTGAACAAGTGATAAAGCTCCTAGAGTCAGGAGAAG TTAATAGGCATTTTGGTGAGACAAATATGAATGCACGAAGTAGTAGGTCTCATACAATATTCAGAATG GTGATAGAAAGCAAGGGAATTGATACAGGCTCCGGTGATTATTCAAGCAGCGATGCCATACGCGTGTCAGTTTTG AATTTGGTAGATTTGGCTGGTTCTGAGCGAATTGCTAAAACTGGAGCTGGTGGAGTACGTTTGAAGGAAGGAAAGTATATTAACAAGAGCTTAATGGTTCTTGGTAATGTAATTAATAAACTTAGTAACGGTGCAAAACAAAG GGCACATATTCCTTATCGTGATAGTAAATTAACCCGCATACTCCAAACTGCTCTAGGTGGAAATGCAAAAACTTCAATTATATGTACTGTAGCACCAGAAGAG GTTCACGTTGAGGAAACTAAGGGAACTCTCCAGTTTGCTAGCAGAGCTAAGCGCATTACTAATTGCGCTCAAGTGAATGAG ATATTGACAGATGCAGCCTTACTGAAAAGGCAACAGTTAGAGATAGAGGACCTGCGCAGGAAGCTTCAG GGGTCTCGTT AAGTACTGGAACAAGAGATATTAAAGCTGAGGAACGACATGCTTAAg TATGAACTAGAACGTGAGAAACTTGAGATGGAACTGGAAGAGGAAAGAAGATCACACAAGGAGCGCGAACAGTGTATTAGAGACCAACAGCTGAAGATCGAAAATCTAAGTAGTCTAGTTTCAGATGGTGATAGAAGTTCTAGTCAG GATTCCATGAAAGAAAGCCCGAAAGACGAATGCAACGACTTTAAAACCCCTTGTTTT
- the LOC107941362 gene encoding uncharacterized protein, which yields MSGNTRNCSSYFDARQRDGEIKGLFFLDETLRDTEGKRRTDLHFLDLERGEISDVLSTTPPDVPVGSTVVTCGNHAYTIGGTILRGGILRSLNHVFRFDFKHAERGWRKVSSMLYPGGLPEALAAQGKIYVVKGSRDCFGEVYDISWDSWVPLCVPSIAEYSGVSRPLLLDSSRSRILVHFSGDRYRSLYAYYYNDKSWVCLDPKFPYWSPTVGIVGNVLYVFHEISDDICSWKAYDVQDKKWLPVKWLTEFSLHQPVTAPVGFPLIHLGNDKWCMVWHSITLNCFEYLIFRMWRNGHGGIYAADVDGYRTSASFGSVNPTILMP from the coding sequence ATGAGCGGCAATACTCGTAATTGCTCGAGTTACTTTGATGCGCGACAACGAGATGGAGAGATCAAGGGCTTGTTTTTCCTCGATGAGACACTGCGGGATACCGAAGGTAAACGCAGGACGGATTTGCACTTTTTGGATCTGGAAAGAGGTGAAATCTCTGACGTTTTGAGTACGACGCCACCTGATGTCCCTGTTGGTTCCACTGTGGTTACCTGTGGCAACCACGCTTACACCATTGGGGGAACTATCCTTCGGGGTGGTATCCTTCGTTCATTAAACCATGTTTTCCGCTTTGATTTTAAGCACGCTGAACGTGGGTGGAGAAAAGTTAGTTCTATGCTGTACCCTGGGGGCCTTCCCGAGGCTCTTGCTGCACAAGGAAAGATTTACGTCGTCAAGGGATCTCGTGATTGTTTTGGCGAGGTTTACGATATAAGTTGGGATAGTTGGGTTCCATTGTGCGTCCCTTCTATTGCGGAATATTCTGGAGTAAGTCGCCCTCTTCTCCTAGATTCTTCCCGATCTCGGATTCTGGTGCACTTCTCTGGCGATAGATATAGATCTCTTTACGCCTATTACTATAATGATAAATCATGGGTTTGCCTCGATCCAAAATTTCCTTACTGGTCTCCCACAGTCGGAATCGTGGGCAATGTGCTGTATGTTTTCCATGAGATTTCTGACGACATCTGTTCTTGGAAGGCGTATGATGTGCAGGATAAGAAATGGTTGCCCGTCAAGTGGTTAACAGAATTTTCATTACATCAACCAGTGACTGCCCCTGTGGGTTTCCCTCTGATTCATTTGGGCAATGACAAGTGGTGTATGGTTTGGCACAGCATTACGCTTAATTGTTTTGAGTACCTTATATTCAGAATGTGGCGCAACGGGCATGGAGGGATTTATGCAGCTGATGTGGATGGATATAGAACCTCTGCTTCATTTGGATCCGTTAATCCTACAATATTGATGCCCTAA